Proteins from one Malaya genurostris strain Urasoe2022 chromosome 2, Malgen_1.1, whole genome shotgun sequence genomic window:
- the LOC131430479 gene encoding uncharacterized protein LOC131430479 isoform X1, protein MQYTNSQNEHPDVDVNISIVDILDYVGESVRPIKEGFAVYTANHIVCIGYRKIEQATVEVTGYVTQTSHPGLAPHQIKLNLEPEISKWMLKCTCKADITQAWGITKSAKKAPWGAKRITELCCVNQSKSLKTTDSKTEEQLLSTSFNRIMSVSRASAISKHMEGRHLNIPNTYANRAIQSTSEISNVTQYINATELTTCLRRSTSGVVIRPYEMSTIQFDYFDQYIQVDVDMSVRMALETKDQNTNSWKINRTKRITASSAYKLFTYLRNKNPDWSKKISQYWDIRNLKLEATKYGKDTEPLAFECYKIKRNPNIKKCGLVIHPDESWIAGSPDGIDPVSNILLEIKCPMNKDASLNDIMNCASVKVFIKQDFQSSYYLNKRHCYYCQVQINMWLLNLDYCDFVLYSTKDNDFNVIEVIFDRDYVTTVINDLKTLYFNRMLLKLIEDNCSSKC, encoded by the exons ATGCAGTATACAAATT CGCAAAATGAACATCCTGATGTTGATGTAAATATTAGCATAGTTGATATCCTTGATTATGTTGGAGAATCTGTACGACCAATCAAAGAAGGATTTGCAGTATACACAGCGAATCACATAGTGTGTATTGGTTACCGTAAAATTGAGCAAGCAACTGTGGAAGTGACTGGGTACGTAACTCAAACCTCTCATCCAGGCCTCGCTCCACATCAGATTAAACTAAATCTTGAGCCCGAAATTTCGAAATGGATGCTAAAGTGCACTTGCAAAGCAG ATATAACACAAGCTTGGGGAATcacaaaatctgcaaaaaaggcCCCATGGGGAGCAAAACGTATCACCGAGTTATGTTGCGTTAATCAATCGAAGTCTTTGAAAACAACTGATAGCAAAACTGAAGAACAACTACTATCCACAAGCTTCAATCGTATTATGTCTG TTTCTAGAGCATCTGCCATTAGCAAACATATGGAAGGAAGGCATCTTAACATTCCTAATACATATGCGAATCGTGCAATTCAAAGTACCTCTGAGATCAGCAATGTTACTCAATACATTAATGCTACTGAATTGACCACCTGTTTAAGGCGTTCAACATCCGGAGTAGTTATTAGGCCATATGAAATGAGTACGATACAGTTTGATTATTTTGATCAATATATTCAAGTTGATGTTGATATGAGCGTACGCATGGCGTTGGAAACTAAAGATCAAAACACGAACTCATGGAAGATAAACCGTACTAAACGAATAACAGCTAGCTCAGCCTATAAGCTTTTCACGTACTTGCGTAACAAAAATCCAGATTGGAGCAAAAAGATTTCTCAATACTGGGACATACGAAATTTAAAACTTGAGGCCACGAAGTATGGTAAGGACACAGAGCCTCTTGCTTtcgaatgttacaaaataaaaCGCAATCCGAATATTAAAAAGTGTGGGTTGGTCATACATCCCGATGAATCGTGGATTGCAGGATCACCCGATGGAATTGATCCAGTTTCCAATATACTATTGGAAATCAAATGTCCTATGAACAAAGATGCATCATTGAATGATATTATGAACTGCGCTTCTGTTAAAGTTTTCATCAAACAAGACTTCCAATCCAGTTATTATTTAAATAAGCGTCATTGTTACTACTGTCAAGTTCAAATCAATATGTGGTTACTAAATCTTGATTACTGTGATTTTGTATTGTACTCTACGAAAGACAATGATTTTAATGTTATTGAAGTTATATTTGATAGAGATTACGTTACTACCGTGATTAACGATTTGAAAACACTCTATTTCAATCGAATGCTACTTAAATTGATAGAAGATAACTGTTCCTCTAAATGTTAA
- the LOC131430479 gene encoding uncharacterized protein LOC131430479 isoform X2: protein MDAKVHLQSRHRTLEYLSCTDITQAWGITKSAKKAPWGAKRITELCCVNQSKSLKTTDSKTEEQLLSTSFNRIMSVSRASAISKHMEGRHLNIPNTYANRAIQSTSEISNVTQYINATELTTCLRRSTSGVVIRPYEMSTIQFDYFDQYIQVDVDMSVRMALETKDQNTNSWKINRTKRITASSAYKLFTYLRNKNPDWSKKISQYWDIRNLKLEATKYGKDTEPLAFECYKIKRNPNIKKCGLVIHPDESWIAGSPDGIDPVSNILLEIKCPMNKDASLNDIMNCASVKVFIKQDFQSSYYLNKRHCYYCQVQINMWLLNLDYCDFVLYSTKDNDFNVIEVIFDRDYVTTVINDLKTLYFNRMLLKLIEDNCSSKC from the exons ATGGATGCTAAAGTGCACTTGCAAAGCAG ACATCGAACTCTCGAGTATCTTTCTTGTACAGATATAACACAAGCTTGGGGAATcacaaaatctgcaaaaaaggcCCCATGGGGAGCAAAACGTATCACCGAGTTATGTTGCGTTAATCAATCGAAGTCTTTGAAAACAACTGATAGCAAAACTGAAGAACAACTACTATCCACAAGCTTCAATCGTATTATGTCTG TTTCTAGAGCATCTGCCATTAGCAAACATATGGAAGGAAGGCATCTTAACATTCCTAATACATATGCGAATCGTGCAATTCAAAGTACCTCTGAGATCAGCAATGTTACTCAATACATTAATGCTACTGAATTGACCACCTGTTTAAGGCGTTCAACATCCGGAGTAGTTATTAGGCCATATGAAATGAGTACGATACAGTTTGATTATTTTGATCAATATATTCAAGTTGATGTTGATATGAGCGTACGCATGGCGTTGGAAACTAAAGATCAAAACACGAACTCATGGAAGATAAACCGTACTAAACGAATAACAGCTAGCTCAGCCTATAAGCTTTTCACGTACTTGCGTAACAAAAATCCAGATTGGAGCAAAAAGATTTCTCAATACTGGGACATACGAAATTTAAAACTTGAGGCCACGAAGTATGGTAAGGACACAGAGCCTCTTGCTTtcgaatgttacaaaataaaaCGCAATCCGAATATTAAAAAGTGTGGGTTGGTCATACATCCCGATGAATCGTGGATTGCAGGATCACCCGATGGAATTGATCCAGTTTCCAATATACTATTGGAAATCAAATGTCCTATGAACAAAGATGCATCATTGAATGATATTATGAACTGCGCTTCTGTTAAAGTTTTCATCAAACAAGACTTCCAATCCAGTTATTATTTAAATAAGCGTCATTGTTACTACTGTCAAGTTCAAATCAATATGTGGTTACTAAATCTTGATTACTGTGATTTTGTATTGTACTCTACGAAAGACAATGATTTTAATGTTATTGAAGTTATATTTGATAGAGATTACGTTACTACCGTGATTAACGATTTGAAAACACTCTATTTCAATCGAATGCTACTTAAATTGATAGAAGATAACTGTTCCTCTAAATGTTAA